The Mucilaginibacter mallensis genome has a segment encoding these proteins:
- a CDS encoding ATP-dependent Clp protease ATP-binding subunit, protein MEAKFSPRVKDVIQYSREEALRLGHDYIGTEHLLLGLIRDGDGVAIKLLKELTVDTAKLRRAVEDAVKGTIGTNVHIGSIPLTKQAEKVLKITYLEAKIFKSDVIGTEHLLLSILRDEDNIASQILMQFNVNYEIFKGEVESHKNDVTDEMPGSPTGGEDEFKEDDSFSQPKKVSDIKSKTPVLDNFGRDLTKAAEDGRLDPIVGREKEIERVSQILSRRKKNNPILIGEPGVGKSAIAEGLALRIVQRKVSRVLFNKRVVTLDLASLVAGTKYRGQFEERMKAVMNELEKSPDVILFIDEIHTIVGAGGASGSLDASNMFKPALARGEIQCIGATTLDEYRQYIEKDGALDRRFQKVMVEPATPDETIEILNRIKEKYEEHHGVTYTPEAINACVALTTRYITDRFLPDKAIDALDESGSRVHLTNIHVPQNILDIEQKIELIKVEKNKVVRSQKYEEAAKLRDTEKHLLEELDQAKAVWEAETKSKRYTVTEDNVAEVVAMMTGIPVQKVGQADSQKLLNMSETIGGKIIGQEEAIKKLTRAIQRTRAGLKDPKKPIGSFIFLGPTGVGKTELAKELARFMFDTEDALIQIDMSEYMEKFAVSRLVGAPPGYVGYEEGGQLTEKVRRKPYAVVLLDEIEKAHPDVFNILLQVLDEGQLTDSLGRKVDFRNTIIIMTSNIGARQLKDFGQGVGFSTNAKTNQADAHSRGVIENALRRAFAPEFLNRIDDVIVFNSLGKDEIFKIIDIELAYLFSRVNSLGYKIELTLGAKEFIAEKGYDSQFGARPLKRAIQKYLEDPIAEEILKGELSEGDTMEVDYDKEANEIKIVDRKGEKKKPEEEEQK, encoded by the coding sequence ATGGAAGCTAAATTTTCGCCGCGGGTTAAGGATGTTATTCAATATAGCAGGGAAGAGGCTTTACGCCTTGGGCATGATTATATTGGTACAGAACACCTTTTACTCGGATTAATACGCGATGGAGACGGTGTAGCTATTAAACTACTTAAGGAGTTAACCGTTGATACCGCCAAGTTGCGCCGCGCCGTTGAAGACGCCGTTAAAGGCACAATAGGCACTAATGTACATATCGGAAGCATCCCATTAACTAAACAAGCAGAAAAAGTATTGAAGATAACTTACCTTGAAGCTAAAATATTTAAAAGTGATGTAATTGGTACTGAGCATTTGCTGCTGTCTATTTTACGTGATGAAGATAACATCGCATCGCAAATACTAATGCAGTTTAATGTTAACTACGAGATCTTTAAAGGCGAAGTTGAATCACACAAAAATGATGTGACCGACGAAATGCCTGGCTCACCTACAGGGGGTGAAGATGAATTTAAGGAAGATGACTCTTTTAGCCAGCCTAAAAAAGTATCTGACATAAAATCAAAAACACCTGTGCTGGATAACTTTGGCCGCGATTTAACAAAAGCTGCTGAAGATGGCCGCCTTGATCCGATAGTAGGTCGTGAAAAAGAAATTGAACGCGTATCGCAGATTTTATCGCGCCGTAAAAAGAACAATCCTATTTTAATAGGCGAACCTGGTGTAGGTAAATCAGCTATTGCCGAAGGTTTGGCTTTACGCATTGTACAGCGCAAAGTATCACGCGTGTTGTTTAACAAACGTGTGGTTACGCTTGATCTGGCTTCATTGGTTGCAGGTACTAAATACCGTGGCCAGTTTGAAGAACGCATGAAAGCGGTAATGAACGAATTGGAAAAATCTCCGGATGTAATTTTATTCATAGATGAGATCCATACCATAGTTGGCGCAGGTGGCGCTTCTGGCTCGCTTGATGCATCGAATATGTTTAAACCGGCTTTGGCACGTGGAGAGATCCAATGCATTGGCGCTACAACATTAGATGAATACCGCCAGTACATTGAAAAAGACGGCGCTTTAGACCGTCGTTTCCAAAAGGTAATGGTTGAGCCTGCTACTCCTGATGAAACCATCGAGATATTGAACAGGATCAAAGAAAAATATGAAGAACATCACGGTGTAACTTATACTCCCGAAGCTATTAATGCCTGCGTTGCTTTAACCACCAGGTATATTACTGACAGGTTTTTACCTGATAAGGCGATAGATGCTTTAGATGAATCAGGATCACGCGTTCACTTAACCAATATCCATGTTCCGCAGAATATTTTGGATATTGAGCAAAAGATAGAGCTGATCAAGGTTGAGAAAAATAAAGTTGTTCGCAGCCAGAAATATGAGGAAGCAGCTAAGCTCCGCGATACTGAAAAACACCTGCTTGAAGAACTTGACCAGGCTAAAGCAGTATGGGAAGCAGAAACAAAATCAAAACGTTACACTGTAACTGAAGATAATGTTGCTGAAGTTGTAGCCATGATGACCGGCATACCGGTACAAAAGGTTGGCCAGGCTGATAGCCAGAAATTGCTGAACATGTCTGAAACCATTGGCGGAAAGATCATTGGTCAGGAAGAGGCTATCAAAAAATTAACCCGCGCTATACAACGTACACGTGCAGGCTTAAAGGATCCAAAAAAACCGATTGGCTCATTTATATTCTTAGGTCCAACCGGTGTTGGTAAAACTGAGCTTGCCAAAGAGCTTGCCCGTTTTATGTTTGATACCGAGGATGCGCTGATACAGATAGATATGAGTGAGTACATGGAGAAATTCGCAGTATCACGTTTGGTAGGAGCGCCTCCGGGCTATGTGGGTTATGAAGAAGGCGGACAGCTTACTGAAAAAGTACGCCGTAAACCATACGCAGTAGTATTGCTTGATGAGATTGAAAAAGCTCACCCTGATGTATTCAACATACTGTTACAGGTATTGGATGAAGGACAGTTGACTGATTCATTAGGCCGTAAGGTTGATTTCAGGAATACCATCATCATCATGACATCAAACATTGGTGCACGTCAGTTGAAAGACTTTGGTCAGGGTGTAGGTTTCAGTACCAATGCCAAAACCAACCAGGCTGATGCACACTCAAGAGGTGTTATTGAAAATGCTTTAAGGCGCGCTTTTGCTCCTGAATTCCTGAACCGTATTGATGATGTGATCGTGTTTAACTCATTAGGTAAGGACGAGATCTTCAAAATTATCGATATCGAGCTGGCTTACCTGTTTAGCAGGGTTAACAGTCTTGGTTACAAAATTGAGCTTACCCTTGGCGCTAAGGAATTTATTGCTGAGAAAGGATATGATTCGCAATTTGGGGCCCGTCCGTTAAAACGTGCTATCCAGAAATATTTGGAAGATCCAATTGCTGAAGAAATTCTGAAAGGTGAACTTAGTGAAGGTGATACTATGGAAGTGGATTATGACAAAGAAGCCAACGAAATAAAGATCGTCGACAGAAAAGGGGAAAAGAAAAAGCCTGAAGAAGAAGAACAGAAATAA
- the ettA gene encoding energy-dependent translational throttle protein EttA gives MADEKIIFSMAGVSKIYPPQKTVLKNIYLSFFYGAKIGVIGLNGSGKSSLLKIIAGIDKTNIGEVVFSPGYTVGYLSQEPELDPNKTVREVVEEGVSEITALLKEYEEINEKFGLEEYYSDADKMDKLMTRQGELQDKIDAVNAWELDTKLERAMDALRCPEPDTKIAVLSGGERRRVALCRLLLKEPDVLLLDEPTNHLDAESIDWLEQHLKQYKGTVIAVTHDRYFLDNVAGWILELDRGEGIPWKGNYSSWLDQKAKRLAQEDKTESKRQKALERELEWVRMGPKGRHTKSKARLSNYDKLASEETKDREEKLELFIPPGPRLGNIVIEANGVSKSYGDKLLFDNLNFSLPPAGIVGIIGPNGAGKTTLFRLITGQDQPDTGTFRVGDTVALGYVDQLHDDLDPNKSVWENVTGGLETIMVGNRPLNSRAYVSRFNFNGADQQKKVGVLSGGERNRVHLSITLKKGSNVLLLDEPTNDIDVNTLRALEEALENFGGCAVVISHDRWFLDRICTHILAFEGNSQVYFFEGNYSDYEENRKKRLGDIAPKRIKYKKLTV, from the coding sequence ATGGCAGACGAGAAGATTATATTTTCAATGGCCGGGGTTAGCAAGATCTATCCTCCGCAAAAAACAGTATTAAAGAATATTTATCTGTCGTTTTTTTATGGCGCCAAAATCGGCGTTATAGGTTTGAACGGCTCCGGTAAATCATCGTTATTAAAAATAATAGCAGGCATTGATAAAACCAATATAGGCGAAGTAGTTTTTTCGCCCGGATATACCGTAGGCTACTTAAGCCAGGAACCTGAGCTTGATCCCAACAAAACCGTACGCGAGGTTGTGGAAGAAGGTGTAAGCGAAATAACCGCTTTATTAAAGGAGTACGAGGAGATCAACGAGAAATTTGGTTTGGAGGAGTATTACAGCGATGCTGATAAAATGGATAAGCTGATGACCCGCCAGGGTGAACTGCAGGATAAAATTGATGCCGTAAACGCCTGGGAACTGGACACCAAACTGGAGCGTGCCATGGATGCGCTGCGTTGCCCGGAACCCGATACCAAAATAGCGGTACTATCGGGCGGTGAGCGCCGCAGGGTGGCATTATGCCGTTTGTTGCTGAAAGAACCTGATGTTTTATTGCTGGATGAGCCTACCAACCACTTAGATGCAGAGTCGATAGATTGGCTGGAACAACACCTTAAACAATATAAAGGTACCGTTATAGCCGTAACCCACGACCGCTACTTCCTGGATAACGTTGCCGGCTGGATATTGGAGCTTGACCGCGGCGAGGGTATCCCTTGGAAAGGTAATTATTCATCATGGCTCGACCAGAAGGCTAAACGCCTGGCGCAGGAGGATAAAACTGAGAGTAAACGCCAGAAAGCTTTGGAGCGTGAGCTGGAATGGGTACGCATGGGGCCAAAAGGCCGTCATACCAAATCAAAGGCCCGTTTATCAAATTATGATAAATTAGCATCGGAGGAAACTAAGGACAGGGAAGAAAAACTGGAACTATTCATTCCGCCTGGCCCACGCTTGGGTAATATAGTGATCGAGGCCAACGGCGTAAGTAAATCATACGGCGATAAGTTATTGTTTGATAACCTGAACTTCTCTTTACCACCGGCAGGTATAGTTGGTATCATCGGCCCGAATGGTGCGGGTAAAACCACCCTATTCCGCTTAATTACCGGGCAGGATCAGCCTGATACAGGCACTTTCCGTGTAGGTGATACCGTGGCTTTAGGTTATGTTGACCAGTTGCATGACGACCTTGACCCCAACAAATCTGTTTGGGAAAACGTAACCGGCGGTTTGGAAACCATTATGGTAGGCAATCGCCCGCTAAACTCACGCGCTTATGTATCCCGCTTTAATTTTAATGGTGCTGATCAGCAAAAAAAGGTTGGCGTACTATCAGGCGGTGAGCGTAATAGGGTGCATTTATCCATCACGCTAAAAAAAGGCTCTAACGTATTATTACTGGATGAGCCCACCAATGATATTGACGTAAACACGCTCCGCGCTTTGGAAGAAGCATTGGAAAACTTCGGCGGCTGCGCAGTAGTGATCAGTCACGACAGGTGGTTCCTTGATAGGATCTGTACACATATACTTGCATTTGAAGGTAACTCACAGGTTTATTTCTTCGAAGGGAATTATTCGGATTACGAGGAGAACAGGAAGAAACGCCTGGGGGATATTGCGCCGAAAAGGATCAAGTATAAGAAGTTGACGGTGTAA
- a CDS encoding alkaline phosphatase family protein — MKYLLSLPALAALACLSFVNYKPAPELPTYKHVIVVVEENHDYSALIGSPNSPYISWLSEHGALFTDSHGVTHPSQANYIALFSGGLQGVVADECLEGKTFTTPNLGAALISKGFTFKGFAQTMPSVGFLSCYYKTSTLTGQALYGRKHCPWVNWQGTGPNNFPASLSQPMTAFPSDYNKLPTVAFVIPDMDYDMHNIGVPGDAAAIQRGDKWLKANIAKYAEWAKTHDSLLIVTFDEDDSRTSANQIPTIFYGAHVKIGKYSEHITHYNVLHTLEAMFKLPADDKQSGAVINDVWE, encoded by the coding sequence ATGAAATATCTTTTATCATTACCCGCTTTAGCGGCATTAGCATGTTTGTCGTTTGTAAATTATAAACCAGCTCCGGAACTCCCAACATATAAACATGTGATTGTGGTTGTGGAAGAAAACCATGATTACAGTGCGCTTATTGGCTCACCTAATTCACCATATATCAGCTGGCTTTCTGAACATGGCGCTTTGTTTACCGATTCGCATGGAGTTACCCATCCCAGTCAGGCAAATTATATAGCACTGTTTTCAGGTGGCCTTCAGGGCGTGGTAGCCGATGAATGCCTCGAGGGTAAAACATTCACAACACCGAACCTCGGCGCAGCATTGATCAGTAAAGGCTTTACTTTTAAAGGTTTTGCGCAAACTATGCCGTCTGTTGGGTTTTTGTCTTGCTATTATAAAACCAGTACGCTTACAGGGCAGGCGCTTTATGGGCGTAAGCATTGCCCATGGGTAAACTGGCAGGGAACAGGCCCCAATAATTTCCCTGCATCGCTTAGTCAGCCTATGACGGCTTTTCCGTCCGATTACAACAAACTGCCTACAGTAGCTTTTGTAATCCCCGATATGGATTACGATATGCACAATATAGGCGTTCCAGGCGATGCCGCAGCCATACAGCGCGGCGACAAATGGCTAAAAGCAAATATTGCCAAATACGCCGAATGGGCCAAGACCCACGACAGCCTGCTGATTGTAACGTTTGATGAAGACGATAGCCGTACATCAGCAAACCAAATACCTACTATTTTTTATGGTGCACATGTTAAAATAGGTAAATACAGCGAACATATCACCCATTATAATGTGCTGCACACATTGGAGGCTATGTTTAAATTGCCTGCTGATGATAAACAGAGCGGAGCAGTGATTAATGATGTTTGGGAGTAG
- a CDS encoding M13 family metallopeptidase codes for MKTIKWVSAALPLLILTACNHQPKDQSSEMPKRTVFFDKSGMDTTVNPADNLFLYANGTWLKNTKIPPSETGWGGMYSMTVENRKQLHQILEDVSKQDNPKDSKEQKVGDLYLSGMDTTAIDKLGYEPVKPLLAKIDAVKDYKQLIDLSASTFNDGDGFLFGFYTAPDDKNSKLNVAHFDQTGLELPERDYYFNADSASVKIRAAYVTYITKLFTLTGVDAATAAKKAADILKLETAIAQSHLTPTELRDPQKNYNKFAVKDFAKQIPDIDFEHVLTLMNIHTDTILVGQPKYYVALDKLLKTQPIGIWKDKLDFMALDASSSLLSKPFRDAHFEFYGKVLNGQKQQKERWRDMVEVIDNGLGELLGQLYVAKYFPPDAKKRMLDLVNNLQAVYKERIERLDWMSPATKEKALAKLAAFSKKIGYPDKWKNYDDVTISKDAYYKNMQSISKHNYNEELKKINKPVDKTEWQMTPSTVDAYNNPYNNEIVFPAGILQFPFFDKDADDAINYGAIGVVIGHEMTHSFDDQGRQYDKDGNLKDWWTPEDAAKFKQRVQVLINQYNGYTVLNNLHVNGRLTQGENLADNGGMAIAYEAFKRTPEGKSDTKIDGFTPDQRFFLSLAQVWRMKKSDEAVRMDINTNPHSPPMYRTNGPMSNMPSFYKAFNVKPGNKMYRPDSTRVKVW; via the coding sequence ATGAAAACAATAAAATGGGTATCGGCAGCCTTGCCATTATTGATACTTACAGCCTGTAATCATCAGCCTAAAGATCAATCGTCCGAAATGCCAAAACGTACCGTGTTTTTTGATAAATCGGGCATGGATACAACCGTAAACCCTGCCGACAACCTTTTCTTATACGCCAATGGTACCTGGCTAAAAAATACCAAAATACCACCATCAGAAACCGGCTGGGGAGGCATGTACAGCATGACAGTTGAGAACCGCAAGCAATTGCACCAGATTTTGGAAGATGTATCCAAACAAGATAACCCCAAAGACAGCAAGGAGCAAAAAGTCGGCGACTTATACCTGAGCGGTATGGATACAACTGCTATTGATAAGTTAGGTTATGAACCGGTTAAGCCATTGTTGGCTAAAATTGACGCGGTAAAAGATTATAAACAATTGATTGACCTGTCGGCAAGCACATTTAATGATGGTGATGGGTTTTTGTTTGGTTTTTATACCGCTCCGGATGATAAGAACAGCAAACTGAATGTGGCCCATTTTGACCAGACCGGCCTGGAACTGCCTGAACGGGATTATTATTTCAATGCCGATTCAGCATCAGTAAAAATTCGTGCAGCTTATGTTACCTATATCACCAAACTGTTCACCTTAACTGGCGTTGATGCCGCAACCGCAGCTAAAAAGGCGGCTGATATATTAAAGCTGGAAACGGCCATAGCACAATCACATTTAACACCTACCGAATTACGCGACCCGCAAAAAAACTACAATAAGTTTGCAGTAAAAGATTTTGCCAAACAGATACCTGACATAGATTTTGAGCATGTGCTAACGCTGATGAACATCCATACCGATACCATATTGGTTGGGCAACCTAAATATTACGTTGCGCTTGATAAGCTGCTGAAAACCCAGCCTATCGGCATTTGGAAAGACAAACTTGACTTTATGGCCCTGGATGCATCATCATCATTATTAAGTAAGCCATTCAGAGATGCACATTTTGAATTTTATGGCAAGGTATTAAATGGACAGAAACAGCAGAAAGAGCGCTGGCGCGATATGGTTGAAGTGATAGATAACGGCCTTGGTGAATTACTGGGTCAATTATACGTAGCCAAATATTTTCCGCCTGATGCCAAAAAGCGTATGCTCGACCTGGTGAATAACCTGCAGGCGGTTTACAAGGAGCGCATTGAAAGGCTCGACTGGATGAGTCCGGCAACTAAAGAAAAAGCGCTTGCAAAATTGGCGGCGTTCAGCAAAAAGATAGGCTATCCTGATAAATGGAAAAATTATGACGATGTAACTATCAGCAAGGATGCTTATTACAAAAATATGCAGTCTATCTCCAAGCATAATTATAATGAAGAGCTAAAGAAGATAAACAAGCCGGTTGATAAAACCGAGTGGCAGATGACGCCATCAACCGTGGATGCTTATAATAATCCATACAATAATGAGATCGTTTTCCCTGCGGGGATATTGCAGTTCCCATTTTTTGACAAGGATGCCGATGATGCTATCAACTATGGCGCTATTGGTGTGGTAATAGGCCACGAAATGACCCATAGCTTTGACGATCAGGGCCGTCAGTATGATAAGGATGGTAACCTGAAAGACTGGTGGACACCCGAGGATGCAGCCAAATTTAAACAACGTGTACAGGTGTTGATAAATCAATACAATGGCTACACGGTGTTAAATAACCTGCATGTAAATGGCCGTCTCACACAAGGCGAAAACTTGGCAGATAATGGCGGTATGGCCATTGCCTACGAAGCTTTTAAAAGAACGCCTGAAGGCAAAAGCGATACAAAGATTGATGGCTTTACGCCGGATCAGCGTTTTTTCCTGTCGCTGGCGCAGGTATGGCGGATGAAGAAGAGTGACGAAGCGGTAAGGATGGATATTAACACCAACCCGCATTCGCCACCGATGTACCGTACTAATGGGCCTATGTCGAACATGCCATCGTTCTATAAAGCATTTAATGTGAAACCCGGTAATAAAATGTACAGGCCGGATAGTACTAGGGTTAAAGTTTGGTAG
- a CDS encoding ribonuclease H-like YkuK family protein, protein MTWRKFSGEIIQLPIIEEVERAIERESLLGNKLKVCIGTDSQVKGNVTDFATVIVFLREARGGFMFIHQERTSQKMSIKERMLSEVQKSIDIAYRLCDLLDLYEVDLEVHADINTNPMFKSNQALHEAMGYILSMGFVFKAKPEAFASSYCANKIVQ, encoded by the coding sequence ATGACCTGGAGAAAATTTAGTGGAGAGATCATCCAATTACCCATCATTGAAGAAGTTGAAAGAGCTATTGAAAGAGAAAGTTTGCTCGGCAATAAGCTTAAAGTTTGTATCGGTACCGATTCGCAGGTAAAAGGTAATGTGACTGATTTTGCTACAGTTATTGTGTTTTTACGCGAGGCCCGGGGCGGTTTTATGTTCATCCACCAGGAACGCACTTCACAAAAAATGAGCATTAAGGAACGTATGCTTTCTGAAGTACAAAAATCAATTGACATAGCTTACAGGCTTTGCGATTTGCTTGATCTGTACGAGGTTGATCTGGAAGTACATGCCGACATTAATACCAACCCGATGTTTAAATCGAACCAGGCTTTGCACGAGGCGATGGGCTATATTTTAAGCATGGGCTTTGTATTTAAAGCTAAACCCGAGGCTTTTGCCAGTTCTTATTGCGCCAATAAAATAGTGCAATAA
- a CDS encoding TlpA family protein disulfide reductase, which translates to MKKVFLLLLVILAPFLSRAQQTDTTTHNKVGDLAPNFTFHPDKEKTASLADYKGKIVVIDFWATWCPPCRMELPRVQKEIWEKYKDNPKFALFAFDRGEDWDKTLPFKEKNKYTFPMIPDADKKIYNLYATQYIPRTIVIDESGKIIYQSMGYDEKDFKELLTLLADKLK; encoded by the coding sequence ATGAAAAAAGTATTCTTGCTTTTGCTGGTAATCCTTGCCCCTTTTTTAAGCCGGGCACAGCAAACCGACACCACTACCCACAACAAAGTAGGCGACCTCGCTCCCAACTTTACTTTCCATCCTGATAAAGAAAAAACAGCCAGTTTGGCCGATTATAAAGGCAAAATTGTTGTAATAGATTTTTGGGCTACCTGGTGCCCGCCATGCCGCATGGAGCTGCCGAGGGTGCAAAAAGAAATATGGGAAAAATATAAGGACAACCCCAAATTTGCGCTTTTCGCTTTCGACCGTGGTGAAGACTGGGATAAAACCCTGCCTTTTAAGGAGAAAAACAAGTATACCTTCCCCATGATACCTGACGCGGATAAAAAGATCTATAACCTTTATGCCACACAATACATCCCGCGCACTATTGTGATAGATGAGAGCGGAAAGATCATTTATCAATCTATGGGCTATGATGAAAAGGATTTTAAAGAGTTGCTGACTTTATTGGCAGATAAATTAAAATAA
- a CDS encoding GNAT family N-acetyltransferase: METITIRTATINDLDTLLRFEQGVIKAERPFDVTIKDGHVNYYDIVHLIEAPHIEIVVAESGSEIIGCGYARIENGRIYLKHKQHAYLGFMYVDPAHRGKGVNKLVIEALTKWAISQNMTELRLDVYDENAPAIRAYEKAGFSKHLMEMRKGLN; the protein is encoded by the coding sequence ATGGAAACAATAACTATCAGAACAGCCACTATAAATGACCTTGACACCCTATTGCGATTTGAACAGGGTGTTATTAAGGCCGAACGTCCCTTTGATGTTACCATAAAAGACGGGCACGTTAATTATTATGATATTGTACACCTGATAGAAGCTCCGCATATTGAAATTGTGGTGGCAGAATCAGGCTCCGAAATTATTGGGTGCGGCTATGCCCGTATTGAAAACGGGCGGATCTATTTAAAACATAAGCAGCACGCGTACCTTGGTTTTATGTATGTTGATCCGGCACATCGTGGTAAAGGCGTAAACAAACTGGTTATTGAGGCCCTAACAAAATGGGCCATCAGCCAAAATATGACTGAATTACGTTTAGATGTTTATGACGAAAACGCACCCGCTATCCGTGCTTATGAAAAGGCTGGGTTTAGCAAGCACCTAATGGAAATGCGCAAGGGTTTAAACTAA